One Setaria italica strain Yugu1 chromosome II, Setaria_italica_v2.0, whole genome shotgun sequence DNA segment encodes these proteins:
- the LOC101765345 gene encoding polyol transporter 5 — MASAALPEAVEPKKKGNTRFAFACAILASMTSILLGYDIGVMSGASLYIQKDLKITDKELEVLMGILNVYSLIGSFAAGRTSDWIGRRYTIVFAAAIFFAGAFLMGFAVNYGMLMFGRFVAGVGVGYALMIAPVYTAEVSPASARGFLTSFPEVFINFGILLGYVSNYAFSRLPLKLGWRVMLGIGAAPSVVLALMVLGMPESPRWLVMKGRLADAKVVLGKTSDTPEEAAERLADIKAAAGIPAELDGDVVTVPKREKSEEARVWKELILSPTPAMRRILLSGIGIHFFQQASGIDAVVLYSPRVFKSAGITSDNQVLGTTCAVGVTKTLFILVATFLLDKVGRRPLLLSSVGGMIFSLVGLATGLTVIGHYPDAKIPWAIAVSIASTMAYVAFFSIGLGPITWVYSSEIFPLQVRAMGCALGVATNRVTSGVISMTFISLSNAITIGGAFFLYGGIAVLAWVFFFSFLPETRGRTLESMSKLFGATDDEDDLRPQQGGDTKDKKLEMAAATTN; from the coding sequence TATCGGGGTGATGAGCGGGGCGTCGCTGTACATCCAGAAGGACCTCAAGATCACCGACAAGGAGCTGGAGGTCCTCATGGGCATCCTGAACGTGTACTCCCTCATCGGCTCCTTCGCAGCGGGGCGCACGTCCGACTGGATTGGCCGCCGCTACACCATCGTCTTCGCGGCGGCCATCTTCTTCGCGGGCGCCTTCCTCATGGGCTTCGCCGTCAACTACGGGATGCTCATGTTCGGCCGCTTCGtggccggcgtcggcgtcggctaCGCGCTCATGATCGCGCCCGTGTACACCGCGGAGGTGTCCCCCGCGTCGGCCCGCGGCTTCCTGACCTCATTCCCGGAGGTGTTCATCAACTTCGGCATCCTCCTCGGCTACGTGTCCAACTACGCCTTCTCCCGCCTCCCGCTCAAACTCGGCTGGCGCGTCATGCTCGGCATCGGCGCGGCGCCGTCCGTCGTGCTCGCACTCATGGTGCTCGGCATGCCCGAGTCGCCCCGGTGGCTCGTCATGAAGGGCCGCCTCGCAGACGCCAAGGTCGTGCTGGGGAAGACCTCCGACACGCCAGAGGAGGCCGCGGAGCGCCTCGCCGACATCAAGGCCGCCGCAGGCATCCCCGcggagctcgacggcgacgtggTCACCGTGCCCAAGAGGGAGAAAAGCGAGGAGGCGCGGGTGTGGAAGGAGCTCATCCTGTCCCCGACCCCGGCCATGCGGCGCATCCTCCTCTCGGGCATCGGCATCCACTTCTTCCAGCAGGCGTCCGGCATCGACGCTGTGGTGCTCTACAGCCCGCGCGTGTTCAAGAGCGCCGGCATCACCTCCGACAACCAGGTCCTGGGCACCACCTGCGCCGTGGGCGTCACCAAGACGCTCTTCATCCTGGTGGCCACGTTCCTGCTCGACAAGGTCGGCCGGCGGCCGCTGCTACTGAGCAGCGTGGGCGGCATGATCTTCTCCCTGGTCGGCCTCGCCACGGGGCTCACCGTGATCGGCCACTACCCGGACGCGAAGATCCCTTGGGCCATCGCCGTGTCCATCGCGTCCACCATGGCCTACGTGGCCTTCTTCTCCATCGGGCTGGGCCCCATCACGTGGGTGTACAGCTCGGAGATCTTCCCGCTGCAGGTGCGCGCAATGGGCTGCGCGCTGGGCGTGGCCACCAACCGCGTGACCAGCGGCGTCATCTCTATGACCTTCATCTCGCTGTCCAACGCCATCACCATCGGCGGCGCCTTCTTCCTCTACGGCGGCATCGCGGTGCTCGCGTGGGTGTTCTTCTTCAGCTTCCTTCCGGAGACCCGCGGCCGGACGCTGGAGTCGATGAGCAAGCTGTTCGGCGCcaccgacgacgaggacgacctGAGGCCCCAGCAGGGCGGCGACACGAAGGACAAGAAGCTCGagatggccgccgccaccaccaactAA